The following are encoded together in the Saliniramus fredricksonii genome:
- a CDS encoding acrylyl-CoA reductase (NADPH), with the protein MKAIVIEKTEAGTSTALKDFPQSELMEGDVTVRVSHSTLNYKDGLAVTGKAPVVRRFPMIAGIDFAGIVEQSDHPEFKPGDAVILNGWGLGETHLGGYAEMARVKGDWLVRLPEGMTPAQAMAIGTAGYTAMLCVMALEQHGLTPDQGPVVVTGAAGGVGSVAIALLARAGWEVIASTGRVSEADYLKGLGATSVIDREELSQKPRPLGKERWIAGVDSVGSTTLANVLSMTRYGGAVAACGLAGGMDLPSSVAPFILRGVALLGVDSVMCPIARRRAAWTRLAHDLDAGALEAMATTIGLDEVIDRAPDIVAGKIRGRVIVTI; encoded by the coding sequence ATGAAGGCGATCGTCATTGAAAAGACTGAAGCCGGCACCAGCACGGCTTTGAAAGATTTTCCACAGAGCGAATTGATGGAGGGCGACGTCACCGTACGCGTCAGCCATTCCACGCTCAATTACAAGGACGGCCTCGCCGTGACCGGCAAGGCGCCGGTGGTGCGCCGGTTCCCGATGATCGCGGGGATCGATTTCGCCGGGATCGTCGAGCAATCCGACCATCCCGAATTCAAGCCGGGTGACGCGGTCATCCTCAACGGCTGGGGGCTCGGCGAGACGCATCTGGGCGGCTATGCCGAGATGGCGCGGGTCAAGGGCGACTGGCTGGTGCGCCTGCCCGAGGGCATGACCCCGGCCCAGGCCATGGCGATCGGCACTGCCGGCTATACGGCGATGCTGTGCGTGATGGCGCTCGAACAGCACGGGCTCACGCCGGATCAGGGTCCGGTCGTGGTGACCGGTGCCGCCGGCGGCGTCGGCTCGGTGGCCATCGCGCTGCTGGCCAGGGCCGGCTGGGAGGTGATCGCCTCGACGGGCCGGGTGAGTGAAGCGGATTATCTGAAAGGCCTCGGCGCGACGAGCGTCATCGATCGCGAGGAGCTTTCGCAGAAGCCGCGCCCGCTCGGCAAGGAGCGCTGGATCGCGGGCGTCGATTCAGTGGGCTCGACAACGCTCGCGAACGTGCTCTCGATGACGCGCTATGGCGGGGCCGTCGCCGCTTGCGGGCTCGCGGGCGGCATGGATCTGCCGTCGAGCGTCGCCCCGTTCATCCTGCGCGGTGTCGCGCTTCTGGGTGTCGATTCGGTGATGTGCCCGATCGCGCGCCGCCGCGCGGCCTGGACGCGGCTCGCGCATGATCTCGATGCCGGCGCGCTCGAAGCGATGGCGACGACGATCGGCCTCGACGAGGTCATCGACCGCGCCCCCGACATTGTCGCCGGCAAGATCCGCGGGCGGGTCATCGTCACGATCTGA